The Oryzias melastigma strain HK-1 linkage group LG13, ASM292280v2, whole genome shotgun sequence genome window below encodes:
- the tp53i13 gene encoding tumor protein p53-inducible protein 13 (The sequence of the model RefSeq protein was modified relative to this genomic sequence to represent the inferred CDS: added 127 bases not found in genome assembly) yields the protein MAVRTVTVRVLAALWVYMGQSGTAETAGCDNGKLFLDRDLPMASGSEDCGLPTWTETTQRLPSIETVYNPEPARKICMDEPISYNHAIPSSGAFRPVGAQSGEYVYCPPQRWLNNLYHGAAVLLYHPCAQPRERRLLSGLAHSCLPDYILTPHPQLSRLRPIAVVSWGRTLELMSAASLDVCEWLETTNSRREESDGGTQKYDLLLIGPAASHRQQLKTKGSLKECCVQTISSLLRGAPRVNVRKTRTAIRKRRESDSNTSGKADQNPTNKTLQDSRGGSSSLGSSADSLLALSSSRRGLDSEDIKQTSMRVTPPANSSGLGSFRMAKMEAQKLARSDGSAGKHSADSEQRPNAAILKIMEAAKHKAQKKKLGGPANVNEVKEREVGDKQRLSTTLPHHRSETIRVESVSKSQKHPNLQQVDDSNCGVCEEGKPCASGKRPAAGNRGSPRTPRTDEAVWAAGALGFLLILLTLSVLHTRLYRHWRTTPSLYWHDPQRDYDSVADVIRRRLRNGKVRRKRGRRQECVLLPSSSSSDEDP from the exons ATGGCAGTCCGAACCGTGACTGTGAGAGTGCTGGCCGCGCTGTGGGTCTATATGGGTCAGAGCGGTACCGCCGAGACTGCAGGCTGCGACAATGGGAAG CTGTTTTTGGACAGAGACCTTCCTATGGCTTCAGGTTCTGAGGACTGTGGACTTCCTACCTGGACAGAAACCACTCAg aGACTCCCAAGTATTGAAACTGTGTATAACCCGGAG ATAACTTGTAT CACGGAGCTGCGGTTTTGCTTTACCATCCTTGTGCACAACCCCGAGAGCGTCGTCTCCTTTCTGGACTGGCACACTCCTGTCTGCCAGACTACATCCTCACACCACACCCACAGCTCAGCAGACTCAGG CCTATAGCCGTGGTGTCGTGGGGTCGCACTCTGGAACTAATGAGTGCTGCCTCTCTGGACGTCTGCGAATGGCTGGAAACCACAAACTCCAGAAGAGAGGAGTCTGATGGTGGGACCCAGAAATACGACCTCCTGCTGATTGGTCCAGCGGCGTCGCACCGGCAACAACTAAAGACGAAG GGTTCTCTGAAGGAGTGCTGTGTGCAGACCATCTCCTCTTTGCTGAGAGGAGCTCCTCGGGTCAATGTCAGGAAAACGAGAACTGCCATCAGAAAAAGACGGGAGAGTGACTCAAACACTTCGGGAAAAGCCGACCAAAATCCGACCAATAAAACGCTCCAAGACTCCAGAGGAGGTAGCAGCTCCCTCGGATCATCAGCAGATTCCCTTCTTGCTCTTTCCTCCTCAAGACGAGGTCTTGATTCTGAAGACATCAAACAAACCTCCATGAGGGTTACACCACCAGCTAACTCGTCAGGTTTGGGGAGTTTTCGGATGGCAAAGATGGAAGCACAGAAGCTCGCTCGCAGTGACGGGTCTGCTGGAAAACATTCTGCAGACAGTGAGCAAAGACCAAACGCAGCCATCCTGAAAATCATGGAGGCTGCAAAACATAAagcgcagaagaagaagttaggTGGACCGGCAAATGTGAATGAGGTGAAAGAAAGAGAAGTGGGGGACAAGCAAAGGCTCAGCACCACGCTTCCTCACCACAGAAGTGAGACTATTAGGGTTGAGTCTGTCTCAAAATCCCAGAAACATCCAAACCTGCAGCAGGTTGATGACTCAAACTGTGGCGTCTGTGAGGAAGGTAAACCCTGCGCCTCAGGTAAACGTCCTGCAGCTGGGAACAGAGGCTCGCCGAGGACTCCGAGGACGGACGAGGCCGTGTGGGCAGCGGGAGCGCTGGGCTTCCTGCTGATTCTCCTCACGCTGTCGGTGCTGCACACTCGCCTGTACCGCCACTGGAGGACCACGCCCAGCCTGTACTGGCACGACCCGCAGCGGGACTACGACAGCGTGGCAG ATGTGATCCGCAGGAGGCTGAGGAATGGGAAAGTGAGACGAAAAAGGGGAAGAAGGCAGGAATGTGTTCTGCTACCGAGCTcctccagctcagatgaagaccCGTAG